A genomic stretch from Asterias rubens chromosome 7, eAstRub1.3, whole genome shotgun sequence includes:
- the LOC117293079 gene encoding enoyl-CoA delta isomerase 1, mitochondrial-like isoform X1: protein MSDLWKSVIGFWTRFYGTRMVTIAAINGHAPAGGCLIALSCDYRIMAQGNYNIGFSAVKLGMYVPYWVHELMSRSCGRRTTEKSLQMGLLYKPDEALRIGLIDEVVHPSELLNAARKQMSNWLQVPDHARMMTKEMMRAPLLERIHSGQDREIARMTDYLRSDTVQRSIGAYIEKLKNKKLDT, encoded by the exons ATGAGCGATCTCTGGAAGTCAGTTATAGGCTTCTGGACAAGATTCTATGGCACCAGGATGGTCACCATCGCTGCTATAAAT GGCCATGCTCCTGCAGGAGGATGTCTGATTGCATTGTCATGCGACTACCGTATCATGGCACAGGGCAACTACAACATTGGATTCAGCGCTGTCAAACTT GGTATGTATGTGCCATACTGGGTGCATGAATTGATGAGTAGAAGTTGTGGACGAAGAACAACAGAAAAGAGTTTGCAGATGG GTTTATTATATAAGCCCGATGAAGCTTTGAGAATTGGCCTGATTGATGAAGTGGTTCACCCATCTGAATTACTCAATGCTGCTCGGAAACAGATGTCCAATTGGCTCCAAGTTCCAG ATCATGCCAGAATGATGACTAAGGAAATGATGAGGGCGCCTCTACTTGAGAGAATTCACTCGGGACAGGACAGAGAAATTGCAAGAATGACAGATTACCTGAGATCAGACACTGTCCAAAGGTCTATCGGAGCATACATTGagaagttaaaaaacaaaaaattagatACTTGA
- the LOC117293079 gene encoding enoyl-CoA delta isomerase 1, mitochondrial-like isoform X2, which yields MAQGNYNIGFSAVKLGMYVPYWVHELMSRSCGRRTTEKSLQMGLLYKPDEALRIGLIDEVVHPSELLNAARKQMSNWLQVPDHARMMTKEMMRAPLLERIHSGQDREIARMTDYLRSDTVQRSIGAYIEKLKNKKLDT from the exons ATGGCACAGGGCAACTACAACATTGGATTCAGCGCTGTCAAACTT GGTATGTATGTGCCATACTGGGTGCATGAATTGATGAGTAGAAGTTGTGGACGAAGAACAACAGAAAAGAGTTTGCAGATGG GTTTATTATATAAGCCCGATGAAGCTTTGAGAATTGGCCTGATTGATGAAGTGGTTCACCCATCTGAATTACTCAATGCTGCTCGGAAACAGATGTCCAATTGGCTCCAAGTTCCAG ATCATGCCAGAATGATGACTAAGGAAATGATGAGGGCGCCTCTACTTGAGAGAATTCACTCGGGACAGGACAGAGAAATTGCAAGAATGACAGATTACCTGAGATCAGACACTGTCCAAAGGTCTATCGGAGCATACATTGagaagttaaaaaacaaaaaattagatACTTGA